In the Acidovorax sp. A79 genome, one interval contains:
- a CDS encoding AmpG family muropeptide MFS transporter: MSDTSTSSPPGLSPEKSARTPWLQTLRVYLEPASLRMLTLGFSAGLPLLLVLGTLSFRLREAGIDRSTIGYLSWVGLAYGFKWVWAPLVDRMPIPLLTRALGRRRSWLLLSQALIVGGLIGMALADPRQTLGPIVWCALAVAFGSATQDIALDAFRIESADANHQAALAASYQTGYRLAMIWAGAGVLWIAARSEVAPAVGQVVAQGAAAYQNGAWQAAYLAMAASMAVGVVTVLFSREPAPVQLPPARNAAEWIQGAMVEPFADFLRRYGWHAALILALIAVYRISDVVMGIMANPFYVDMGFTKDEVAAVTKVYGVIMTLAGAFVGGVLSMRFGVMRILMLGAILSAASNLLFAWLAGHGHDVTALIAVVSADNLASGIASAAFIAYLSSLTNVSYSATQYALFSSMMLLAPKFVAGFSGDYVNAFGYAHFFTATAMLGLPVLVLVWLASRVKTASGA; encoded by the coding sequence ATGTCAGACACATCCACTTCATCCCCCCCCGGCCTCAGCCCCGAAAAGTCCGCGCGCACGCCCTGGCTGCAGACCCTGCGCGTGTACCTGGAGCCCGCCAGCCTGCGCATGCTCACGCTCGGGTTCTCCGCCGGGCTGCCGCTGCTGCTGGTGCTGGGCACGCTGAGCTTTCGCCTGCGCGAGGCGGGCATCGACCGCAGCACCATCGGGTACCTGAGCTGGGTGGGCCTGGCCTACGGTTTCAAGTGGGTGTGGGCGCCGCTGGTGGACCGCATGCCGATCCCGCTGCTCACCCGGGCCTTGGGACGGCGGCGCAGCTGGCTGCTGCTGTCGCAGGCGCTCATCGTGGGCGGACTCATCGGCATGGCGCTGGCCGACCCGCGCCAGACGCTCGGACCCATCGTGTGGTGCGCGCTGGCGGTGGCGTTCGGCTCGGCCACGCAGGACATCGCGCTCGATGCGTTCCGCATCGAATCGGCCGACGCCAATCACCAGGCCGCGCTGGCGGCCTCGTACCAGACAGGCTACCGCCTGGCCATGATCTGGGCCGGTGCGGGCGTGTTGTGGATTGCGGCGCGCTCCGAAGTGGCCCCTGCGGTGGGGCAGGTGGTGGCGCAAGGCGCGGCCGCGTACCAGAACGGCGCCTGGCAGGCGGCCTACCTGGCCATGGCGGCGTCGATGGCGGTGGGCGTGGTCACCGTGCTGTTCTCGCGCGAGCCCGCGCCCGTGCAACTGCCCCCGGCCAGAAACGCGGCCGAGTGGATCCAGGGCGCCATGGTGGAGCCCTTCGCCGACTTCCTGCGCCGCTACGGCTGGCACGCGGCGCTGATCCTGGCGCTCATCGCCGTCTACCGCATCAGCGACGTGGTGATGGGCATCATGGCCAACCCGTTCTATGTGGACATGGGCTTCACCAAGGACGAGGTGGCCGCCGTGACCAAGGTGTACGGCGTGATCATGACGCTGGCGGGCGCCTTCGTGGGCGGCGTGCTGTCGATGCGGTTTGGCGTGATGCGCATCCTGATGCTGGGCGCCATCCTGAGCGCCGCGAGCAACCTGCTGTTCGCCTGGCTGGCGGGCCACGGGCACGACGTGACGGCGCTCATCGCCGTGGTGTCGGCCGACAACCTGGCCAGCGGCATCGCGTCGGCGGCGTTCATCGCCTACCTGTCGAGCCTGACCAACGTGAGCTACTCGGCCACGCAGTACGCGCTGTTCAGCTCCATGATGCTGCTTGCCCCGAAGTTCGTGGCGGGGTTCTCGGGCGACTACGTGAATGCCTTCGGCTACGCGCACTTCTTCACGGCCACCGCGATGCTGGGGTTGCCGGTGCTGGTGCTGGTGTGGCTGGCGTCCCGGGTGAAAACAGCCTCTGGCGCTTGA
- a CDS encoding M48 family metallopeptidase — protein MCLFCPAPSVAPSSPWSARRAFLLAAGATAAAPVLAQVDVGTASSLRKLVPAETLENSAAQQYQQTLQQAKAKRALAPEGHPQLQRLHAIAKRLIPYAAPWNDRARQWRWEVNLIGSQQINAFCMPGGKIAFYTGILDQLKLTDDEAAMIMGHEMAHALREHARERIAKTQGTNLALRLGSQLLGLGDLGQAAAGLGGQLLTLQFSRSDESEADLVGLELAARAGYQPSAAVSLWKKMGNASGSKQGGLAFLSTHPSGPARIHELELNVPKVQGLYEAARRNG, from the coding sequence ATGTGCCTTTTCTGCCCCGCTCCCTCCGTTGCACCGTCGTCCCCGTGGTCGGCGCGCCGTGCATTCCTGCTGGCGGCCGGCGCCACTGCCGCCGCGCCGGTGCTCGCGCAGGTGGACGTGGGCACGGCGTCCAGCCTGCGCAAGCTGGTGCCCGCCGAGACGCTGGAAAACTCGGCCGCCCAGCAGTACCAGCAGACGCTGCAGCAGGCCAAGGCCAAGCGCGCGCTGGCGCCCGAGGGGCACCCGCAGTTGCAGCGCCTGCACGCCATCGCCAAGCGGCTGATCCCGTACGCCGCCCCGTGGAACGACCGCGCCAGGCAGTGGCGCTGGGAGGTCAATCTCATCGGCAGCCAGCAGATCAACGCGTTCTGCATGCCCGGCGGCAAGATCGCGTTCTACACCGGCATCCTGGACCAGCTCAAGCTCACCGACGACGAGGCCGCGATGATCATGGGCCACGAAATGGCCCATGCGCTGCGCGAACATGCGCGCGAGCGCATCGCCAAGACGCAGGGCACCAACCTCGCGCTGAGGCTGGGCTCGCAGCTGCTGGGCCTGGGCGACCTGGGCCAGGCGGCCGCCGGCCTGGGCGGGCAGCTGCTCACGCTGCAGTTCAGCCGCTCGGACGAGAGCGAGGCCGACCTGGTGGGCCTGGAGCTGGCCGCCCGCGCGGGCTACCAGCCCTCGGCCGCCGTGAGCCTGTGGAAGAAGATGGGCAATGCCAGCGGCAGCAAGCAGGGCGGGCTGGCGTTCCTGTCCACCCACCCCTCGGGTCCCGCGCGCATCCATGAGCTGGAGCTGAACGTGCCCAAGGTGCAGGGCCTGTACGAGGCGGCGCGGCGCAACGGCTGA